The following proteins are co-located in the Acinetobacter shaoyimingii genome:
- a CDS encoding DoxX family protein translates to MLNTIRYLNLSKINPLLLLVSRVLLVILFIVSGLPKMMNFESTVQYMTSLHTPLPWLAAAIAVFMEVIVSILIIVGFYTRPLALIFAAYTLGTALIGHAYWTMTGADMAGNMIHFYKNISIIGGFLLLAITGPGRISLDKN, encoded by the coding sequence ATGTTAAATACAATTCGATATCTTAATCTGAGTAAAATCAATCCATTATTACTGCTCGTGTCGAGAGTGCTTTTGGTAATCCTTTTTATTGTTTCAGGACTACCCAAAATGATGAATTTTGAGAGTACTGTCCAATATATGACTTCCCTTCACACCCCACTACCATGGCTTGCAGCTGCTATTGCAGTTTTTATGGAAGTTATTGTTTCTATATTGATTATTGTAGGTTTTTACACACGGCCTTTAGCATTAATCTTTGCTGCATATACCTTAGGCACAGCTTTAATTGGTCATGCATATTGGACCATGACAGGTGCTGATATGGCTGGAAATATGATCCATTTTTATAAAAATATCAGTATCATCGGCGGTTTTTTATTATTGGCGATTACTGGCCCAGGAAGAATATCTTTAGATAAAAATTAA
- a CDS encoding pirin family protein has product MSKSPTLHREIVWRTKGHRGGPITRLMSPSDLGKVVKPFVFLDIFDTGNTNVNALQGMPIHPHSGVATVTVFTEGAMHYNDPNSGTGLIGYGGVEWMRSGHGIWHGKELFPADVERIQGFQLWLSLPEELELSQPESFYLEEDKISQTGPAKVIVGEYEGVKSPLPTPDDVNYLLVRLQPGERWTYQPPKGHSVGWMAIAKGNVASSDESIHSGEMIVFSQEETAIEIVADKNGEAIFVLGSAVPHPHDLHLGYYSVHTSQEALNKGEARIVELKKKLDEAGDRQTQTGNVPVFH; this is encoded by the coding sequence ATGTCAAAATCTCCTACGCTTCATCGTGAAATTGTTTGGCGTACTAAAGGTCATCGCGGTGGTCCAATTACTCGCCTTATGAGTCCATCTGATTTAGGAAAAGTGGTTAAACCTTTTGTATTCCTAGATATCTTTGATACAGGCAATACAAATGTAAATGCTTTACAAGGTATGCCTATTCATCCGCACTCTGGCGTGGCTACTGTAACGGTATTTACGGAAGGTGCAATGCACTACAATGATCCAAATTCTGGAACAGGTTTGATTGGTTATGGCGGTGTAGAGTGGATGCGTTCAGGACATGGTATTTGGCATGGCAAAGAACTCTTTCCGGCAGATGTTGAACGCATTCAAGGTTTTCAGCTCTGGTTATCTTTACCTGAGGAGCTTGAGTTGAGTCAGCCTGAGAGTTTTTATCTTGAAGAAGATAAAATTTCGCAAACTGGTCCAGCGAAAGTCATTGTAGGTGAATATGAAGGTGTGAAAAGTCCATTACCGACTCCAGATGATGTTAACTATTTACTGGTTCGTCTTCAACCTGGTGAACGCTGGACATATCAACCGCCTAAAGGACATTCTGTAGGTTGGATGGCAATTGCCAAAGGTAATGTTGCAAGTAGTGATGAGAGCATTCATTCAGGTGAAATGATTGTATTTTCGCAAGAGGAAACTGCAATTGAAATTGTTGCTGATAAAAATGGTGAAGCGATATTTGTATTGGGTTCAGCCGTTCCCCATCCGCATGATTTACATTTAGGTTATTATTCAGTACATACTTCACAAGAAGCCTTGAACAAGGGTGAAGCACGTATTGTTGAATTAAAGAAAAAGTTAGATGAAGCAGGTGATCGTCAGACTCAAACTGGTAATGTCCCTGTGTTTCATTAA
- a CDS encoding DUF2778 domain-containing protein, whose product MGLNGIYTSAECTYKIKARDLTCIKKSINSIGIDGINSTVQVININSKNGIFSGQGWCANDSDDICLEKASIGSVLPGTYDMVYLPEKYGGSWWLDEGKLTRIFRKRNSFFLHLGSVSEGCITVPAADKVAVEKFVELRKMLNGMKVKMKVEK is encoded by the coding sequence TTGGGATTAAATGGCATTTATACATCTGCTGAATGTACATATAAAATTAAAGCAAGAGATTTAACTTGTATTAAGAAATCAATAAATTCAATTGGAATAGATGGTATAAATTCAACAGTACAAGTGATAAATATAAACTCTAAAAATGGTATTTTTTCTGGGCAGGGGTGGTGTGCTAATGATTCTGATGATATTTGTTTAGAAAAAGCCAGCATTGGGTCTGTATTGCCAGGAACCTATGATATGGTGTATTTACCTGAAAAATATGGTGGTTCTTGGTGGTTGGATGAAGGGAAATTAACTAGAATTTTTAGGAAAAGAAACTCTTTCTTTCTTCATTTAGGTTCTGTTTCAGAGGGGTGTATAACAGTACCAGCCGCAGATAAAGTGGCTGTAGAAAAATTTGTGGAACTTAGAAAGATGTTAAATGGAATGAAGGTTAAAATGAAGGTTGAAAAATAA
- a CDS encoding RHS repeat-associated core domain-containing protein: MTFQDVNHSKKQQEQNQAVNAQDQQQTEPQVPAVELAVFNLDSVTHVVDHQIIANQVQNFLMVCGQTSLKNVQAHAQVTTVANIYALTGSVLDLLLYATVPQTGAAAVQRNALLAANLIGLFAEPASEAHARMALRPMLGLMAECLYPENGKIKAADIRRLELHLNARMAGDLELFLKETQGKLSALLSSASQLGSTILQSLVATAPPQAVTVGAGGASAEKRDPQLQFTNWASPLIDLLSQDAEANIEPKIDAPASHLQQAVTDALATITTAIQEQANAGTQYSLAWLIQETLKAIQNNENKGNASVPINQTGEYERHTEGDILEFVTLQADALNAPPCSGAESGSDNSISYSIGAERISHNDFALPKIGLVFSRLYNSQMHELDGSSMGARWMMPFSNSIIRHDKGYVFIDGKGRKIQLPHSIVQQGYEVPYEGTRVIPLENGRLSLNFGSAWAYDFESFNGGESYQLVLEQNEESKESVELKYAVLNGQAYLQTVDFQLKKFQHTLKFAYNDQGKMIAIFVDDVATPLARYSYDRSGNLIEAIDENGHAHQYQYNAHHQLTRYTDRTGRGQNIRYDSTLPTAKAIEEWADDGSYKTTLKWHPRLRQVAVYDAYHVPTYYYFDLDGFTYRIRLADGREKWYSRDQQKRITREIDFTGRETQQYYNEAGQLDKIVQPNSGVIRFAYDKKGNLTEVKDPEGYIWKREYNADGLMSKEINPLGHKTEYKYDAEGQLIEVIDAKGGSKKIQYNDLGQMIAYTDCSGKESAWQYDEEGTLQQQLGADQQGVQYLYSTQGIDKGQLKTIVYPDGQKEHFEHDQEGRLQKHIDTAGKVTTYKYNAVGLLQQRLDANQDQIAYTWDLQGRIQKLINQNHAEYLFDYNQYGQLVREQDFEGEEKHYRYCEDGYLHQIRQPNVITQFDYYADGQIKAKHYTHIETRHTQTEEFAYNLNGQLSRASNAISQNDFYRNALGQLVREHQHYKLPDLTPMTAVLRYDYDELGNLIKTIRPDGQEVSHLTYGSGHVYGVALNKQDMVGFKRDDLHHETERYLANGLIQQNQYNELGLLTAQIIQPEQETIDRLSHHAQRQYSYDKNYLLTQVQDSRFGQLNYQYDAIGRLVKSQNAHTTESFSFDPAGNLIDTRASQGRDVKNNLLKEYQGKRYKYDAQGNVIETQQGSKVLKLKWDNLNRLIQSDHNGQITSYGYDVFGRRLFKKTDKHLTLFGWAGDLMIWESRQDQEAQNSYTKHYVYEPNSFVPLLQAGYAGFIKLIETPNYERFKTEAYSIQKDPVWRTDTRRYRAELERIAFYQCDQIGTPQALSNERGECIWEIALKTWGETQEINAQNPENPLEQSDIRFQGQYYDEETGLHYNRYRYYEPFSARYLSKDPIGLEGGINSRTYIADPIQWVDQLGLTPLNAAGAILGGIAGGVGGYTTGGWKGVPIGVGTGAVVGAVNPWASNAVGAAAGAGAASIAGQGVGLATKNKNVTNVCNYDAGAVLGAMAGGAVGGAVSKLAIKKAPYIRVDMINKPLGTSGINRTPGKLSGALLDGKITGTGELLGTGKITFPSCNK, from the coding sequence ATGACTTTTCAAGATGTCAATCATAGCAAAAAACAACAAGAACAAAATCAAGCTGTAAATGCTCAAGATCAACAACAAACAGAGCCGCAAGTGCCAGCGGTTGAATTGGCGGTGTTTAATTTAGACAGTGTCACGCATGTAGTGGATCATCAAATTATTGCCAATCAAGTTCAAAATTTCTTGATGGTGTGTGGCCAAACGTCTCTTAAAAATGTACAAGCCCATGCTCAAGTGACGACTGTTGCCAATATTTATGCACTAACAGGCAGTGTCTTGGATTTACTGCTGTATGCCACTGTGCCACAGACGGGAGCAGCCGCAGTGCAACGCAATGCATTATTGGCTGCCAATTTAATAGGCTTATTTGCAGAGCCTGCCAGTGAAGCACATGCACGTATGGCCTTACGTCCCATGCTCGGTTTAATGGCTGAATGTCTTTACCCTGAAAATGGCAAAATAAAAGCTGCAGATATTCGTCGTTTAGAATTGCACTTAAATGCACGTATGGCAGGTGACCTTGAACTATTTTTAAAAGAAACGCAAGGCAAACTCAGTGCATTACTCAGTAGTGCCAGCCAGTTAGGCAGCACTATTTTACAAAGTTTGGTTGCAACTGCTCCACCTCAAGCCGTTACTGTAGGTGCTGGTGGGGCTTCGGCTGAAAAACGTGACCCTCAACTTCAATTTACCAACTGGGCAAGCCCATTGATTGACTTGCTGAGTCAAGACGCTGAAGCCAATATTGAACCGAAGATTGATGCCCCTGCAAGTCATTTACAACAGGCGGTGACAGATGCACTTGCCACAATCACCACAGCGATTCAGGAACAAGCCAATGCTGGTACGCAATATAGTTTAGCATGGTTGATTCAAGAAACCTTAAAAGCCATCCAGAACAATGAAAATAAAGGCAATGCCAGTGTACCCATTAATCAAACGGGTGAATATGAACGTCATACTGAAGGTGATATTTTAGAATTTGTAACTTTACAGGCAGATGCTTTGAATGCACCACCTTGTTCTGGAGCAGAGTCAGGATCCGATAATAGTATTAGTTATTCAATTGGTGCAGAGCGAATTAGCCATAATGACTTTGCTTTACCGAAAATAGGTCTCGTTTTTAGTCGCTTATATAATTCACAAATGCATGAGTTGGATGGAAGTAGTATGGGCGCACGTTGGATGATGCCATTTTCCAACAGCATTATCCGTCATGACAAAGGTTATGTGTTTATCGATGGTAAAGGCAGAAAAATCCAGCTACCACATTCGATTGTGCAACAAGGCTATGAAGTGCCTTATGAAGGCACACGGGTCATACCATTAGAGAATGGCCGTTTAAGCCTGAATTTTGGCAGTGCTTGGGCTTATGACTTTGAAAGCTTTAATGGTGGTGAAAGCTATCAACTGGTGCTTGAACAAAATGAAGAGAGCAAAGAGTCAGTTGAGCTGAAGTATGCCGTATTGAATGGACAGGCATATTTACAAACCGTCGATTTCCAACTGAAAAAATTCCAACATACTTTAAAATTTGCTTATAACGATCAAGGCAAAATGATTGCCATCTTTGTTGATGATGTTGCAACACCATTGGCACGTTATAGCTATGATCGATCTGGCAATTTGATTGAAGCGATTGATGAAAATGGACATGCGCATCAATACCAATACAATGCCCACCATCAATTGACTCGATATACTGACCGTACAGGTCGTGGTCAAAACATTCGTTACGATTCAACGTTACCGACAGCCAAAGCCATAGAAGAATGGGCGGATGACGGTAGTTATAAAACCACACTGAAATGGCATCCACGTTTACGTCAAGTGGCAGTGTATGATGCTTATCATGTACCGACTTATTATTACTTTGACTTAGATGGTTTTACCTATCGCATCCGTTTAGCCGATGGCCGTGAAAAATGGTATTCACGTGATCAACAAAAACGCATTACCCGAGAAATTGACTTTACTGGTCGTGAAACCCAGCAATATTATAATGAAGCAGGTCAGCTTGATAAAATTGTACAACCGAATAGCGGTGTGATTCGTTTTGCCTATGATAAAAAAGGTAATTTAACCGAAGTTAAAGACCCTGAAGGTTATATTTGGAAACGTGAATACAATGCTGATGGTTTGATGAGCAAAGAGATCAATCCACTCGGTCATAAAACTGAATATAAATACGATGCTGAAGGGCAATTGATTGAAGTGATCGATGCCAAAGGTGGCAGTAAAAAAATTCAATACAATGACCTAGGGCAAATGATTGCCTATACCGATTGTTCAGGCAAAGAAAGTGCTTGGCAATATGATGAAGAAGGTACGCTTCAACAGCAACTTGGTGCCGATCAACAAGGGGTGCAATACCTGTATAGCACTCAAGGGATAGATAAAGGTCAACTCAAAACCATTGTGTATCCTGATGGGCAAAAAGAACACTTTGAGCATGACCAAGAAGGGCGTTTACAGAAGCATATTGATACCGCAGGTAAAGTCACGACCTATAAATACAATGCTGTTGGTCTGCTACAACAACGTCTTGATGCCAACCAAGACCAAATTGCCTATACATGGGATTTACAAGGTCGGATTCAAAAACTGATTAACCAAAACCATGCGGAGTATCTGTTTGACTATAACCAATATGGTCAACTGGTTCGAGAGCAAGATTTTGAAGGTGAAGAAAAACATTATCGCTACTGTGAAGATGGTTATTTGCATCAAATCCGTCAGCCGAATGTGATCACGCAATTTGACTATTATGCTGACGGACAGATTAAAGCCAAACATTATACCCATATCGAAACACGCCATACGCAAACTGAAGAATTTGCCTATAACTTAAATGGTCAACTGAGCCGTGCCAGCAATGCCATCAGTCAAAATGACTTTTATCGTAATGCGCTGGGGCAACTGGTTAGAGAACATCAACATTATAAACTGCCAGATTTGACACCAATGACCGCAGTACTCCGTTATGACTATGATGAACTGGGGAATCTGATTAAGACCATTCGTCCAGATGGGCAAGAAGTGTCACACTTAACTTATGGTTCGGGGCATGTTTATGGTGTAGCACTGAACAAACAAGATATGGTGGGCTTTAAACGTGATGACTTACACCATGAAACGGAGCGTTATCTTGCAAATGGCTTAATTCAACAGAATCAATACAATGAATTGGGCTTACTTACCGCACAAATCATTCAGCCTGAGCAAGAAACTATAGATAGACTGAGCCATCATGCACAACGTCAGTATAGCTATGACAAAAACTACTTGCTGACCCAAGTGCAAGACAGCCGTTTTGGGCAATTGAATTATCAATATGATGCCATTGGTCGTTTAGTTAAATCGCAAAATGCACACACAACTGAAAGCTTTAGTTTTGACCCTGCAGGTAACTTAATAGATACACGTGCTAGTCAAGGCAGAGATGTTAAAAATAACTTGCTGAAAGAATACCAAGGCAAGCGCTATAAATACGATGCGCAAGGTAACGTCATTGAAACCCAACAAGGCAGCAAAGTACTTAAACTGAAATGGGATAACCTTAATCGTTTGATTCAAAGTGATCACAATGGTCAAATCACAAGTTATGGTTATGATGTGTTTGGTCGTCGTTTATTTAAGAAGACCGACAAGCACCTAACCTTATTTGGTTGGGCAGGCGACTTGATGATTTGGGAGTCTCGACAAGATCAGGAAGCTCAAAATAGTTATACCAAACACTATGTGTATGAGCCTAATAGCTTCGTTCCACTTTTGCAAGCAGGTTATGCAGGTTTTATAAAACTCATAGAAACACCAAATTATGAGCGATTTAAAACAGAGGCTTATTCAATTCAAAAAGACCCAGTCTGGCGTACAGACACCCGTCGCTACAGAGCCGAACTTGAACGTATTGCATTTTACCAGTGTGACCAAATAGGGACACCGCAAGCATTAAGCAATGAACGAGGTGAATGTATATGGGAGATTGCTTTAAAGACTTGGGGAGAAACTCAAGAAATTAATGCCCAAAATCCAGAGAATCCTTTAGAGCAGAGTGATATTCGTTTTCAAGGTCAATATTATGATGAGGAAACAGGATTACACTATAACCGTTACAGATATTATGAGCCGTTTAGTGCTAGATATTTAAGCAAGGATCCTATTGGATTAGAAGGTGGAATTAACAGTAGAACATATATTGCTGATCCAATACAGTGGGTGGATCAGTTAGGGTTAACTCCTTTGAATGCAGCTGGTGCTATACTGGGAGGTATTGCTGGTGGAGTAGGTGGTTATACAACTGGTGGTTGGAAAGGGGTTCCTATCGGCGTTGGTACAGGGGCAGTTGTAGGGGCAGTCAATCCTTGGGCATCAAATGCCGTTGGTGCAGCAGCTGGAGCTGGTGCTGCATCAATTGCAGGTCAGGGAGTTGGTTTGGCAACAAAAAATAAAAATGTGACGAATGTTTGTAATTACGATGCTGGAGCTGTATTAGGAGCAATGGCTGGGGGGGCTGTAGGAGGTGCTGTCAGCAAATTAGCAATAAAAAAAGCACCTTATATTAGAGTAGACATGATTAATAAACCTTTGGGTACGTCAGGTATTAATAGGACTCCTGGAAAGTTAAGCGGTGCATTATTAGATGGTAAAATAACTGGTACAGGTGAGTTATTAGGTACTGGTAAAATAACTTTTCCATCATGTAATAAATAG